Part of the Oligoflexus sp. genome, GGCATCACGGGATGATGCTTCACTTTAAAAAACTCCTGCGTGAATCCGAGGCCATCTTAAGACGGCATGATCCCGGGAAGGCAAAGCCGCTTTTTATCACGGGACATAGTCTTGGAGGCGCCATGGCGCTGCTCCATGCTCTGCATTTTGCCAAAGATGGATGGAACGTCGTCGCAGTCTATACAAGCGCGCAGCCCCATGTGGGGGATGAGGCGTTCCATCAGGAGGTCGCGGATTGGCTGCCCGAGCGTTATTTCCGCATGGCCCGGACGGATGATCCCACGCCTCGCGTGCCGCCCATTGCCAGCACCCGCGAGGTCTTCGGTCAGTTGGTCCCCTTTTTATCAGGTCCTTTGGAAAAACTCGTGGGTCAGATGAATTACGGAGCGAGCCGCACACCTTATCTTGAAATCGGCTCGCGCTTGACCTGGCAGAACGGAGATCCTGAGCTTTTGGAGGCCGCATTCTGGAATGACCTGAAATACGGCCTGGAGAATCCAAAGTCGCTGCCCGATCTTGTCAAGGCTCTGCAGAGCCGCATGCAGGAGCATCCGCCGCAGAATTATATGTGCGCTTTCTTACGAGCACTTGAGGGTGGATCTTCGATCCCCTGAAATCGGCAGGATAAGCTGGAGGCAGGTGCCGCTGTCACCATCGCTGCGATCGGAAAGT contains:
- a CDS encoding lipase family protein, with protein sequence MKLMNGLLLTFMLSFAPGLRADLSQWNSEAWNEDFACDAPRPYLRFEMTGEYRLSNAYLLLSAAALAESRDRETIASGIKDWGFTDLEFIGKPRFGAFGYFAEREELNLLSFRGTNSFREGLFNTFFLPSSFEPLGLAGAGHHGMMLHFKKLLRESEAILRRHDPGKAKPLFITGHSLGGAMALLHALHFAKDGWNVVAVYTSAQPHVGDEAFHQEVADWLPERYFRMARTDDPTPRVPPIASTREVFGQLVPFLSGPLEKLVGQMNYGASRTPYLEIGSRLTWQNGDPELLEAAFWNDLKYGLENPKSLPDLVKALQSRMQEHPPQNYMCAFLRALEGGSSIP